In the genome of Candidatus Krumholzibacteriia bacterium, one region contains:
- a CDS encoding sugar transferase, translating into MTPTSLITAKGKDRSPAAAPHTAATVGDGFAVGAPAIPVRTARRQGASLALKQAVDFGGAALVLIVSSPLFFLAALAIKLTSAGPVFFVQQRLGRGGRSFRCYKFRTMKHNSDDGLHREFARNFIRGGPSEAHGNGHGNGHGKNGHGSNVNGSNGNGHGRNGASATVYKLTKDPRITRVGQLLRRTSLDELPQILNVLRGEMSLVGPRPPVPYELDDYQDWHKRRLSAKPGITGLWQVSGRSSVPFDEMVQLDLYYIDHRSTLMDLWIMARTLPVMIKGDGAY; encoded by the coding sequence ATGACACCGACTTCGCTGATCACAGCCAAGGGCAAGGACCGGTCTCCCGCAGCAGCACCTCACACCGCGGCCACCGTGGGCGACGGCTTCGCCGTCGGCGCCCCGGCGATCCCCGTCCGTACCGCACGCCGGCAGGGCGCCAGCTTGGCGCTCAAGCAGGCGGTGGATTTCGGCGGCGCCGCCCTCGTTCTCATCGTCTCCTCGCCGCTTTTCTTCCTCGCTGCCCTGGCCATCAAGCTGACCTCCGCGGGTCCCGTGTTCTTCGTGCAGCAGCGCCTCGGGCGCGGTGGGCGGAGCTTCCGCTGTTACAAGTTCCGCACCATGAAGCACAACTCCGATGACGGGCTGCACCGGGAATTCGCCCGCAACTTCATCCGTGGCGGTCCCAGCGAGGCGCACGGCAACGGCCATGGCAACGGCCACGGGAAGAACGGCCATGGGAGCAACGTCAACGGCAGCAACGGCAACGGGCACGGCCGCAACGGTGCCAGCGCCACCGTCTACAAGCTGACCAAAGATCCGCGCATCACCCGGGTGGGGCAGTTGCTACGGCGCACCAGCCTGGACGAGCTGCCGCAGATCCTCAATGTCCTGCGCGGCGAGATGAGCCTGGTGGGACCACGCCCGCCCGTGCCTTACGAGCTCGACGACTACCAGGATTGGCACAAGCGGCGGCTCTCCGCCAAGCCGGGGATCACCGGCCTGTGGCAGGTGAGCGGCCGCAGCAGCGTTCCTTTCGACGAGATGGTGCAGCTCGATCTCTACTACATCGATCATCGCAGCACGCTCATGGACCTGTGGATCATGGCGCGGACCCTGCCGGTCATGATCAAAGGGGATGGAGCGTACTAG
- a CDS encoding DegT/DnrJ/EryC1/StrS family aminotransferase, with protein sequence MPAMPSQVPFLDLHSQILPLRNDLDAAIRRVIDSCGFILGREVQDFEQEFAAYCGVDHAIGVDSGTSALLLILRALRIGPGDEVILPPNTFIATAESISLVGATPVFADVDLATQQLDPEKVEAALTARTRAVIAVHLFGRTAPLAALLALTRARGVHLLEDACQAHGARYQGRHVGGFGIAAAFSFYPGKNLGAFGDAGAILTRDAALAETLRQLRDHGQRAKYDHVLLGTNARLDSLQAAVLRVKLPHLDSWNAQRRRVASQYEALLRDSECLTPAPLAPFEDHVHHLYVVRHRRRSAVVHALRENGIGFGLHYPVPIHRTAAYAGLGLGPGSYPNAELLAGEILSLPMYPELTDTHIEQVCEVMTQAAFTSG encoded by the coding sequence ATGCCCGCCATGCCGTCACAGGTGCCGTTCCTGGACTTGCACAGCCAGATACTGCCCCTACGGAACGACCTGGACGCGGCGATCCGCCGCGTCATCGATTCCTGTGGCTTCATTCTGGGGCGCGAGGTTCAGGACTTCGAGCAGGAGTTCGCCGCCTATTGCGGCGTCGACCACGCCATCGGCGTGGATTCCGGCACTTCGGCGCTCCTCCTCATCCTGCGCGCCCTGAGGATCGGTCCGGGCGACGAGGTCATTCTCCCGCCCAACACCTTCATCGCCACCGCCGAAAGCATCTCCCTCGTCGGCGCCACGCCGGTCTTCGCCGACGTGGACCTGGCGACGCAGCAGCTCGACCCGGAGAAGGTCGAGGCGGCGCTCACCGCGCGCACCCGCGCCGTGATCGCGGTGCACCTCTTCGGCCGCACCGCGCCGCTCGCCGCCCTCCTCGCCCTCACCCGCGCCCGGGGAGTTCATCTCCTCGAGGACGCCTGCCAGGCGCACGGAGCGCGCTACCAGGGACGGCACGTGGGTGGCTTCGGCATCGCCGCCGCCTTCAGCTTCTACCCGGGGAAAAACCTCGGCGCCTTTGGCGACGCGGGCGCCATCCTCACCCGGGACGCGGCTCTGGCCGAGACGCTGCGCCAGCTGCGCGATCACGGTCAGCGAGCCAAGTACGACCACGTACTCCTCGGCACCAATGCCCGGCTCGACTCGTTGCAGGCTGCGGTGCTGCGGGTCAAGCTGCCGCACCTCGATTCCTGGAATGCCCAGCGCCGCCGGGTGGCCTCGCAGTACGAGGCGCTCCTGCGCGACTCCGAGTGCCTCACCCCGGCGCCGCTCGCTCCTTTTGAAGATCATGTCCACCACCTCTACGTGGTGCGACATCGACGACGTTCCGCCGTTGTGCATGCGTTGCGTGAAAACGGGATCGGCTTCGGGCTGCACTATCCGGTTCCCATCCACCGGACGGCGGCCTACGCCGGGCTGGGGTTGGGTCCGGGCAGCTACCCGAACGCCGAACTCCTGGCAGGGGAAATCCTTTCCCTGCCGATGTACCCGGAGCTGACCGACACGCACATCGAGCAGGTGTGCGAGGTGATGACACAAGCCGCCTTCACAAGCGGATGA